The Aeromicrobium tamlense nucleotide sequence AGTCGGATGACCGGGATCTCGCGGTCGGTCTTGTCGCCGTAGCCGGCGAAGTTCGGGGCGGCGGCGATGATCGCCGCGAGCGCCGCCTCGCGCTCGTGACCGTGCAGCTGCTCGGCGGTGACCGCGATCCGGCGATCGCCGATCTCGATCGTCGCGTCGTCCGGGTGCGCCGCGAGGTTGTGGTACCACGCGGGGTTCTTCGCGGCGCCGTTCGCCGAGGCCACGACCAGCCACGTGCCGTCGTCGCCGGGGAACCAGGCGAGCGGCGTCTCGCGGCGCTCGCCGCTCTTCGCGCCGGTCGTGGTGAGTGCGAGGAGCCGCATGCGCCCGAGCGAGGCCGTCTCCGAGCGGCGGGCCTTGCGGACCATGAACCGGTTGACCAGTCGCATCAGGGGGTTGCTCGTGCTCTTGCGTCCTCGGGTGCCGGTGGGTGTCTCGAAGCTCATGCCGTCCTCCTGGGTCGGGCCCAGCCTCGAACCTAGCGCGCGGAGTCGGCCGGGGGCAGGACCGTGGCGCGGTCGGCGGGGGTGCGCAGCCAGATCCAGTAGATCCAGATGCCGATCGCGGAGCCGGCCGAGTTCAGCATCATGTCGGCCATCGTGTCGGCGTAGCCGCGCGAGTGGTGCGTGGCCTGCAGCTGGTCCGACGTCCACTCGCCGATCTCCCACAGCGAGCCGATGCCGAGCCACGACAGCCACAGGGCGACCAGCAGCAGCGCGGCGGACTCGGCGCGGTACTTGTGCAGCAGCAGCCGGGCGATGCCCATCGTGCTGACGAGCGAGAACGTGAAGTGGGCGAAGTCGTCGTACCACCAGATGCGGTCGTAGAAGTTCAGTCCCCAGCCGAGGACGGCACCCAGGATCACGACCGTCAGGCCCACCATGACCACCGGATCGCGCAGCGTCTGCCACAGCGCGATGCAGCCCATGACGCTCGCGGCCATCGTGAGGCGGGTGAAGTGGTCGCTCGCGGTGAGGCCGACGACCGCGGCACTGAGCATGGTCGCGATCGTGAAGACGAGGGCGGCCCAGTGCAGGCGGGGCGTCTCCTCCGCGTCGGCGGTGGGAGGCAGGGTTCTCTGGGGCATGTGCAGCAGTTCGGCTCGGAGGGCTCGGTCGTGACGACGCGGCGACTCGGCGGGGGGCCGAGGCCCCACCACCCTACGTGGCCGCGGCGCCGATCCCGGAATCCGCGGCCCGCGCCGGCCGCCGACGCTCTCACTTCTGGAACGGGATGCACGCTTCGGGACGCGCGAACGGTTCAACGCGTTCCAGAAGTGGAGGGGGGAGGGCGGTCGCAGGCCGGACCGAGCCGGCCTCGAGCGAGTACCCCCTACGGGATTCGAACCCGCGCTACCGCCTTGAAAGGGCGGCGTCCTAGGCCGCTAGACGAAGGGGGCCGGACAACCCGTCCAGCATAGGGCAACCCGCGACCTCCCCCCGAAGCGGTGGCGGTGACGTTCGCGGGCTCGATGCGCCCGAATGGCCCCGCGAACGTCACTGTCGGCGCTTCGGGGAGCCACCTAGACTCGGGGCGTGATCGACGTCGACCCGGACCGGTTCGAGGAGCTGGTGACCGCGGCCCTCGCCGACGTGCCCGCCGAGCTCGCCGACCGGCTCGACAACGTGGTGCTGTTCATCGAGGACGACGCACCGCCCGAGGACCCCCACCTGCTCGGCCTCTACGACGGCATCCCGCTCACCGAGCGCGACTCCACGTACGCCGGCGTCGTGCCCGACCGCATCTTCGTCTACCGCAACCCCACCCTCGCGATCTGCGAGACCGAGGAGGAGGTCGTCGAGGAGGTCCGCATCACCGTGGTCCACGAGATCGCCCACTTCTTCGGCATCGACGACGCGCGACTGCACGAGCTCGGCTATGCCTGACCGCGTCGTCCGCCGCTCCGCCGACCGCTACCGCACCGTCGGCGAGGGCACCGAGACGCTCCACTCCTTCTCCTACGGGAGGCACTACGACCCCGACAACGTCGCCTTCGGGCCGGTCGTGGCGATCAACGAGGAGCGCCTCGCCCCGGGTGCCGGCTACGACGACCACCGCCACGAGGACGCCGACATCGTCACGTGGGTGCTCGACGGCGTGCTCGCCCACGAGGACTCCACGGGCCAGCGCGGCGAGGTCGCGCCCGGCCTCGCCCAGCGGCTCAGCGCGGGCTCCGGCGTCACCCACGCCGAGCGCAACGCCAGCGCCACCGAGCCCCTCCGGTTCGTCCAGATGATGCTGCGCAGCCGGAACTGGGACGCCCCCGATTACGCCCAGGTCACGGTGCCCGACGGTCCCGGCCTGCACGAGACGGTGCCCGTCCACGCCGACGCCCGGCTGCTGGTCGCGCGACCGGCGGGGGAGCCGATCGAGGTCGCCGCCCCGGCTGGAGCCCTGGTGCACGTGACCCGCGGACCCGTCACGGTCGACGGCATCACCCTCGCCGGCGGCGACGAGCTGCGTGTCCACGGCCCGGTCACGCTGAGACTCGCCGGAGAGAATGTGGAGACCTTGGTCTGGTTGCCGGACCATCCACGGGGATAGCCTGCGAAGTATGCAGGGTTGGACGCAGCACGAGCACGCCGTCGACACCCTCCTCGCCTCGTGGCGGGCGATCCCCGAGGGACGCCCCGTCCGACTCGCGAAGAAGACCTCCAACCTCTTTCGCCCCCGCGGCCGCACCGACGGCCCCGGCCTCGACGTCTCGGGGCTCGACGGGGTCATCGAGATCGACCCCGTCAGCCACACCGCCGACGTCCAGGGCATGTGCACGTACGAGCGGCTCGTCGAGGAGACGCTCGCGCACGGCTTGGTGCCCACCGTGGTGCCACAGCTGCGCACCATCACCCTCGGCGGTGCCGTCACCGGCCTCGGCATCGAGTCCACGTCGCTGCGCCTGGGCCTGCCGCACGAGGCCGTGCTGGAGATGGACGTGCTCACGGGCTCGGGCGAGATCGTCACCGCCACTCCCGACAACGAGCACGCCGAGCTGTTCGCGGCGTTCCCGAACTCCTACGGCAGCCTCGGCTACGCGGTGCGCCTCCGCATCCGACTGGAGCCCGCGCCCGCCCAGGCCCACCTGCGCCACGTGCGATTCGGCTCGGCCGTGGACGCCGCCAAGGCCATCGCCGAGATCGCCGAGACGGGCCGCTGGGAGGGGGTCGAGGTCGATGCCGTCGACGGCACCGCCTTCACTCCCGATGAGGTCTACCTCAGCCTCGCGCGCTTCGCCGACACCGACCTGCCCACGAGCGACTACACGGGCCAGCAGGTCTACTACCGCTCGATCCAGCAGCGCCGCGAGGACGTGCTGACGCTCGAGGACTACCTGTGGCGCTGGGACACCGACTGGTTCTGGTGCTCGGCCGCGTTCGGGGCGCAGCACCCGCTGGCCCGCCGGGTCTGGCCGCGCCGCTGGCGCCGCAGCGACGTCTACCACCGGCTCGTCGCGCTCGACTCCACCGTCGGCGTCAGCCGCGTGCTCGACCGCCTCAAGCACGTCCCGGGTCGCGAGCGCGTCATCCAGGACATCGAGGTCCCGCTCGAGCGGCTCGACGACTTCCTCGCCTGGTTCGACCGCGAGGTCGGCATGCGGCCGGTCTGGCTGTGCCCGCTGCGCACCACGCGCGCGTGGCCCACCTACCCGCTCGTGCCCGGCGAGGTCTACGTGAACGTCGGCTTCTGGGGCACCGTCGTCGTGCCCGAGGACTCCGAGCCGGGCGCCGTGAACCGCCGGATCGAGGCCGAGGTGCACCGGCTCGGCGGCCACAAGTCGCTCTACTCCGAGGCCTTCTACGACCGCGTGACCTTCGACTCCCTCTACGACACCGCGGGGCTCGACCGGCTGCGAGACCGGTACGACCCGCAGGCTCGACTCCACTCTCTCTACGACAAGGCGGTGAGGAACTCATGAGCATCGCATCCGAGACGCGACTGACGATCGCGGAGGCCTTCGAACGGCTCCTGCGCGACGGCATGCCCATCCGGTTCGAGGCGTTCGACGGCAGCTCGCTCGGGCCGGAGGACTCCCTCCTGCGCCTGCGCCTGGTCAACGAGCGCGGCCTGGCCTACCTCATGACCGCCCCGGGCGACCTCGGCTTCGCGCGCGCCTACGTGTCGGGCGACCTCGAGGTCGAGGGCGTCCACCCCGGCGACCCGTACGAGATCATGAAGGCGCTCATGAGCCGCCTCAAGTTCCGGGTCCCGAGCGCCCCCGAGATGCTGCAGATCGTCCGCAGCCTGGGCTTCGGCAACCTCCGACCGCCCACCCCGCCGGCCGAGGAGCACCTGCCGAAGTGGCGGCGCGCCCTGGAGGGCCTGCGGCACAGCAAGGGCCGCGACGCCGAGGCGATCCACCACCACTACGACGTCTCGAACCGGTTCTACGAGCTGGTCCTCGGCCCGTCGATGACCTACACGTGCGCCGTCTACCCCAAGCCTGACGCGAGCCTGGAGGAGGCCCAGGCCGAGAAGTACGACCTCATCTGCCGCAAGCTCGACCTCAAGGCCGGCGACCGGCTGCTCGACCTCGGCTGCGGCTGGGGCGGGATGGTCCGGCACGCCGCGCAGCACTACGGCGTGCAGGCGCTCGGCGTCACGCTGTCGCGCGAGCAGGCCCAGTGGGCGCAGCAGGCCATCGAGCGCCAGGGCCTGTCCGGCCTCGCCGAGGTGCGCTTCAGCGACTACCGCGACGTCCCCGAGACCGACTTCGACGCGATCAGCTCGATCGGCCTCACCGAGCACATCGGCGTGCGCAACTACGCCGACTACTTCGCCTTCGCGCGGAGCAAGGTGAAGGTCGATGGCCGGATGCTCAACCACTGCATCACGCGCCGCGACAACACGGGACGCGCCACGGCCGGGCAGTTCATCGATCGCTACGTCTTCCCCGACGGCGAGCTCACGGGGTCGGGCACGATCGTGAGCGCGATGCAGGACGAGGGCTTCGAGGTCCGTCACGTCGAGAACCTGCGCGACCACTACGCGCTGACGCTCGCCGCGTGGTGCCAGAACCTGGTCGACCACTGGGAGGAGGCGCTCGACGAGGTCACCGAGGGCCGGGCCAAGGTGTGGGGCCTCTACATGGCAGGATCGCGGTTGGCCTTCGAGAGGAACGAGATCCAGTTGACCCACGTGCTCGGCGTGAACACCCCCGCTGACGGACAGTCCTCCTACCCCCTGCGAGTCGACTTCTGATGCGCATCGCGACGTGGAACGTCAACTCGATCCGCAGCCGCATCGACCGCGTCGTCGGCTGGCTCGACCGGCACGACGTCGACGTCCTCGCGATCCAGGAGACCAAGTGCCGTGAGGACCAGTTCCCCGGCCTGGAGCTGTCGGCGCTGGGCTACGAGTACGCGCACGTCGGCGTCAACCAGTGGAACGGCGTCGCGATCATCTCGCGCGTGGGCCTCGAGGACGTCGAGCGCTCGTTCGGCGTCGACCAGCCGCAGTACGAGGACCTCCTCGAGCCGCGCGCCATCGGCGCCACGTGCGGTGGTGTGCGGATGTGGAGCCTCTACGTCCCGAACGGCCGGGAGCTCGACCACGCGCACTACGCCTACAAGCTCGAGTGGCTGGCGCGGCTGCGCGACGCAGGCCATGCGTGGCTCGCGAAGGACCCCGAGGCGCAGATCGCGCTGACGGGCGACTGGAACATCGCGCCGCAGGACGACGACGTGTGGGACATGGCGGTCTTCGCGGGTCGCACCCACGTCTCCGAGCCCGAGCGCGCGGCCTTCTCGGCCGTGGTCGACGCCGGCTTCACGGACGTCGTCCGTCCGCACACCCCCGGCCCGGGCGTCTACACGTACTGGGACTACACGCAGCTGAGCTTCCCGAAGAAGAAGGGCATGCGGATCGACTTCGTGCTCGGCTCGCCGGCGCTCGCGCAGCGCGTGGAGGGTGCGTTCATCGACCGCGAGGAGCGCAAGGGCAAGGGCGCCAGCGACCACGCGCCCGTCGTGGTCGACCTCGCCGACTGACTCAGGCGCCGCGGCGCTCGCGCGCGTTCTCCACGCCGGCCTTGACGAGGATGAACGGCAGCAGGAACGACGCGAGAGCAGCCGCGAGCCACACGATCACCGCGGCGATGAGCCAGGTGGCCAGGCCCGAGATCGTCAGTGCGTCGCCGAACAGGCTCGCCACCCACAGCGCCACGAGGGTGGACACGATGCCGACGCCGCCGAGGAACGCCTCGGCGTTGCGCTTCACGACCACGAGGATGAACGGTGCCAGGATCGCCTGGGCCAGCGCGAAGATGACGACGGTGAGGACGAAGCCGGAGGCGGTGACCTCGAGGTCGTCCAGCACGGCGTTG carries:
- a CDS encoding FAD-binding oxidoreductase gives rise to the protein MQGWTQHEHAVDTLLASWRAIPEGRPVRLAKKTSNLFRPRGRTDGPGLDVSGLDGVIEIDPVSHTADVQGMCTYERLVEETLAHGLVPTVVPQLRTITLGGAVTGLGIESTSLRLGLPHEAVLEMDVLTGSGEIVTATPDNEHAELFAAFPNSYGSLGYAVRLRIRLEPAPAQAHLRHVRFGSAVDAAKAIAEIAETGRWEGVEVDAVDGTAFTPDEVYLSLARFADTDLPTSDYTGQQVYYRSIQQRREDVLTLEDYLWRWDTDWFWCSAAFGAQHPLARRVWPRRWRRSDVYHRLVALDSTVGVSRVLDRLKHVPGRERVIQDIEVPLERLDDFLAWFDREVGMRPVWLCPLRTTRAWPTYPLVPGEVYVNVGFWGTVVVPEDSEPGAVNRRIEAEVHRLGGHKSLYSEAFYDRVTFDSLYDTAGLDRLRDRYDPQARLHSLYDKAVRNS
- a CDS encoding phage holin family protein, with the translated sequence MIRLLIRAAINLVSAAIGLLVANAVLDDLEVTASGFVLTVVIFALAQAILAPFILVVVKRNAEAFLGGVGIVSTLVALWVASLFGDALTISGLATWLIAAVIVWLAAALASFLLPFILVKAGVENARERRGA
- a CDS encoding exodeoxyribonuclease III — encoded protein: MRIATWNVNSIRSRIDRVVGWLDRHDVDVLAIQETKCREDQFPGLELSALGYEYAHVGVNQWNGVAIISRVGLEDVERSFGVDQPQYEDLLEPRAIGATCGGVRMWSLYVPNGRELDHAHYAYKLEWLARLRDAGHAWLAKDPEAQIALTGDWNIAPQDDDVWDMAVFAGRTHVSEPERAAFSAVVDAGFTDVVRPHTPGPGVYTYWDYTQLSFPKKKGMRIDFVLGSPALAQRVEGAFIDREERKGKGASDHAPVVVDLAD
- a CDS encoding metallopeptidase family protein — its product is MIDVDPDRFEELVTAALADVPAELADRLDNVVLFIEDDAPPEDPHLLGLYDGIPLTERDSTYAGVVPDRIFVYRNPTLAICETEEEVVEEVRITVVHEIAHFFGIDDARLHELGYA
- a CDS encoding pirin family protein; protein product: MPDRVVRRSADRYRTVGEGTETLHSFSYGRHYDPDNVAFGPVVAINEERLAPGAGYDDHRHEDADIVTWVLDGVLAHEDSTGQRGEVAPGLAQRLSAGSGVTHAERNASATEPLRFVQMMLRSRNWDAPDYAQVTVPDGPGLHETVPVHADARLLVARPAGEPIEVAAPAGALVHVTRGPVTVDGITLAGGDELRVHGPVTLRLAGENVETLVWLPDHPRG
- a CDS encoding class I SAM-dependent methyltransferase; this translates as MSIASETRLTIAEAFERLLRDGMPIRFEAFDGSSLGPEDSLLRLRLVNERGLAYLMTAPGDLGFARAYVSGDLEVEGVHPGDPYEIMKALMSRLKFRVPSAPEMLQIVRSLGFGNLRPPTPPAEEHLPKWRRALEGLRHSKGRDAEAIHHHYDVSNRFYELVLGPSMTYTCAVYPKPDASLEEAQAEKYDLICRKLDLKAGDRLLDLGCGWGGMVRHAAQHYGVQALGVTLSREQAQWAQQAIERQGLSGLAEVRFSDYRDVPETDFDAISSIGLTEHIGVRNYADYFAFARSKVKVDGRMLNHCITRRDNTGRATAGQFIDRYVFPDGELTGSGTIVSAMQDEGFEVRHVENLRDHYALTLAAWCQNLVDHWEEALDEVTEGRAKVWGLYMAGSRLAFERNEIQLTHVLGVNTPADGQSSYPLRVDF
- a CDS encoding nitroreductase/quinone reductase family protein gives rise to the protein MSFETPTGTRGRKSTSNPLMRLVNRFMVRKARRSETASLGRMRLLALTTTGAKSGERRETPLAWFPGDDGTWLVVASANGAAKNPAWYHNLAAHPDDATIEIGDRRIAVTAEQLHGHEREAALAAIIAAAPNFAGYGDKTDREIPVIRLTERPAAG